tatatataattttaagtatttttattatttattttttttataaatcttaattattatatcatatgtattatcttatattattatttttttttatatagaCATCATTAGAAAACAAGGGCCTAGAAAATGTTAAAAatggaaatatatatgaacgCAATTTAGGTGAAGcacaaacaaaaaataagGGACCAAAATGGAAAAGatctttaaaatataaaaaagaagatgtaaacaaaacaaaatccaatgaaaataataataaatgtaatGAACAAAAGGTAGAGG
This sequence is a window from Plasmodium gaboni strain SY75 chromosome Unknown, whole genome shotgun sequence. Protein-coding genes within it:
- a CDS encoding exported protein (PHISTa) gives rise to the protein MNKKNCIIFPFYRVDVNPKGKLYYISFKFLCLSLYIVVFYYVFLNTSLENKGLENVKNGNIYERNLGEAQTKNKGPKWKRSLKYKKEDVNKTKSNENNNKCNEQKVEENKHS